Part of the Mycolicibacterium mengxianglii genome is shown below.
AACAACCACGTCAGCACGGGCCACACCGGCCCGCGCCAATACTCCCGCGAACGGAAGTCCCGCGACACCGGCGACGTCGACGGTATCAACGCATACTTCAGGTCCGGGTGCCCGCAGAAGCGTGGCCCCTCCAACAATCGCAGCAGCGCCCGTTCCTTGTCGTGCGGCAAACCGCCGCACAGCAACGGCGCGAACTGCGCGGCGGTCTCCGTGGCCACCCAGGACTCGTTGCGAACGTCGTAATCCCTTGCTGCACCGGTTCTTTGGTCAGTCGTCTCGATGACTCCGCTGCGGAAGCGGTCAGCCCACGAGTACAGCTCCCGGACGTCGGCGAGGGGTCGCTTGTAGTCCTCCCCGATCTCGGCGAGCACGGTGCAGGCCACGGAGAAGATCGCCGAGACGAAGACATCTTCGACTGCGAAGCTCATCACCTTCGGCAGCAGGGCGTCGTCGTATCGCGCCGCTTTCATCTCCTCCAGCAGCCACAGATACCGGTCGTACTCGGCATCGGACGGGCGCTGACTGGCGTCGGTGTTGATCTTGTTGTCTTCGCGTTGATACTCCGGCACCGCGCCGGGAATCACGTTGGCGTAAGCGGCATCCCAGCGCGGCGAATTGTCCATCCCGGATTCCCAGCCGTGATACAGCGTGATCCGGCCATGCTGGTTCTGGTCACGCGCTTCGGCCAACCAGCGGTGCCACCGCACCAGGTCCGGCCAGCGCCGATCCAGGAACGCCTCGGCCACCCCGCGGGTTGAGCGACCGCGGGTGCGGGCGTGATCGAGGATGCGCTGCACAGCGATGGCGTGCACCGGCGGTTGGGTGATGCCTGAGGTGTGCCGATTGCGCGGGGCGTCAGGGGACAACGCCGCGCACGCCCAACGCGCCGGGCCGGGAAAGTACCCGTCCACTCCATTGGCGAACACGATGTGCGGGATCATGCCGTTGCCCCACTGCGCCGACAACAAGGTGTCCAACTCGACCACCGCACGCTCCACCGACAGCGGTGCCAGACCCACCGCCACGAAGGCCGCGTCCCAGCTCCACATGTGGGGGTACAGCAGCGGCGCCGCCGTGGTCATCACCCCGAGGTCGTTGCCACGCAACAGATAGGCGGCACGAGCTGCGAGCTGCGTCGGCGCAAAGCTGGGGTCCGGTGCCACGCGTCCATTCTGCGACCACCGCGCCCGGGCCGCGCGGCGGGCACCCAGTCCCGGTCACGCACCGCTTGTAGGGTTTGACCCATGCCTACTGCGCTCATCACCGGGGCCTCCCGCGGCCTGGGCGCCGCGATCGCCGCCGCACTGGCCCCAACCCACACCCTGCTACTGGCCGGCAGACCATCAGCAGAGCTCGATGCCGTCGCCGCCGAACACGGGGCGACCACGTGGCCGATGGACCTCACCGACGCAGCTTCGATCGAGGCCAGCACCGAAGTGCTCACCGAACTGGATGTGCTGGTGCACAACGCCGGGGTGATGTACCCGGGCCGGGTCGCCGAGTCGACCCTCGACGAGTGGCGCGCCACCTTCGAGGTGAACGTGCTCGGCGCGGTCGCGCTGACCCTGGCCGTGCTGCCGGCGCTGCGCGCCGCCAACGGTCAGGTGGTGTTCATCAACTCTGGGTCCGGGCGCAACGTGTCAGCGGGGATGGCGTCTTATTCGGCCAGCAAGTTCGCGCTACGGGCATTTGCCGACTCACTGCGCGCCGACGAGCCGGCACTGCGAGTCACCTCCGTGCACCCGGGCCGCATCGCCACCGACATGCAGCGCGACCTGGTCGACTACCAGGGCGGCTCCTATGACCCGGAGAAGTTCCTGCAGCCCGAGACCGTGGCCGCCGTGGTCGCCCAGGCGGTGGCGACACCACCGGACGGACACGTGCACGAAGTGGTGCTGCGGCCCCGGTAGTCACCCTCAGGAGACGAGTGCCCGTGCTGCCGCCTCGATCGAATCCTCCGACAGCAGCACCTCCAACGCCGCGTCCCCCAACGGGATGAAGCTGTCGGCACTGGCGACCCGGGCCATCGGGCCGGTGAAGCCCCCGTCGACCAGCGCGGCAAGCACGCCCTCCCCGACTCCGCCGGTGGCTCGGGTTTCGTCGACGACCAGGACGCGGCCGGTGGCGTGGGCCTCTCGCAGCATGTCGACCGTCGGCAACGGGGCCAGCCAGCGCAGGTCGACGACCCGGCTGTGCACCCCGGCGCGCTCGAGCCGACGAGCCACCCGCAGGCTCATCCGCAGGCCGTTGCCGAACGTCAGGATGGTCAGGTCCCCACCCTCGCCATACGTTCGGGCGCGGCCGATACCGGCACCGGTTTCGCCGGCGCCCGGGTATTCGGCCAGCCAACCGCCGTCGCCGTCGTCGTGCAGGTCACGCGTGTGGTAGAGGGCGATGGGTTCGAGGAACAGGCAGACCGCTCCGGCCTTGTCGGCCGCGGCGACGCAGGCGTGCAACATCGCCGCGGCGTCGTCAGGACGTGCCGGGGACGCGATGACAACACCGGGGATGTCGCGGATCGCGGCGATGGAGTTGTCGTTGTGGAAGTGGCCGCCGAACCCCTTCTGGTAGGCGTAACCGGCCACCCGCACCACCATCGGGTTGCGGTACTGGCGGTTGGAGAAGAACTGCAAGGTGGCGCCCTCGCCGCGGATCTGATCGACCGCGTTGTGCAGATAAGCCAGGTACTGGATCTCCGGGATCGGCAGC
Proteins encoded:
- the ggh gene encoding glucosylglycerate hydrolase, whose translation is MAPDPSFAPTQLAARAAYLLRGNDLGVMTTAAPLLYPHMWSWDAAFVAVGLAPLSVERAVVELDTLLSAQWGNGMIPHIVFANGVDGYFPGPARWACAALSPDAPRNRHTSGITQPPVHAIAVQRILDHARTRGRSTRGVAEAFLDRRWPDLVRWHRWLAEARDQNQHGRITLYHGWESGMDNSPRWDAAYANVIPGAVPEYQREDNKINTDASQRPSDAEYDRYLWLLEEMKAARYDDALLPKVMSFAVEDVFVSAIFSVACTVLAEIGEDYKRPLADVRELYSWADRFRSGVIETTDQRTGAARDYDVRNESWVATETAAQFAPLLCGGLPHDKERALLRLLEGPRFCGHPDLKYALIPSTSPVSRDFRSREYWRGPVWPVLTWLFSWCFARRGWAERSNGLRREGLRQASDGTFAEYYEPFTGEPLGSMQQSWTAAAVLDWLG
- a CDS encoding SDR family oxidoreductase, which produces MPTALITGASRGLGAAIAAALAPTHTLLLAGRPSAELDAVAAEHGATTWPMDLTDAASIEASTEVLTELDVLVHNAGVMYPGRVAESTLDEWRATFEVNVLGAVALTLAVLPALRAANGQVVFINSGSGRNVSAGMASYSASKFALRAFADSLRADEPALRVTSVHPGRIATDMQRDLVDYQGGSYDPEKFLQPETVAAVVAQAVATPPDGHVHEVVLRPR